From Pseudomonas poae, the proteins below share one genomic window:
- a CDS encoding alpha/beta hydrolase, translating to MHSRFLSRLSLRWLPLLCMALLIVGLPVGCAALQHKERELVFRIEPGTASWYSGLPKAVQEFELKPASFKSGQNIHGWWYPAAKPDAPAILYLHGVRWNLTGQLFRIEQLHALGYSVLAIDYRGFGQSHGDLPSETSVYEDARIAWERFQVLQPDPGKRLIYGHSLGGAVAIDLAAELGKQTPLPVRGLVIESTFTSLADVATAVANTSLPVRWLLSQKFDSIDKIADVHMPLLVVHGLADQYVPPRFSQQLFEAAQEPKRLLLVPGATHNNSMSLAGRNYAQALEKLMREKMPAQVVTHSTGHNGDS from the coding sequence ATGCACTCTCGTTTTCTGTCTCGCCTGAGCCTGCGCTGGCTGCCCCTGCTGTGCATGGCGTTGCTGATCGTCGGCCTGCCGGTGGGGTGCGCCGCGCTGCAACACAAGGAGCGCGAGCTGGTGTTTCGTATAGAACCCGGCACCGCCAGTTGGTACAGCGGCTTGCCCAAGGCCGTGCAGGAGTTCGAACTCAAGCCCGCCAGTTTCAAATCGGGGCAGAACATTCATGGCTGGTGGTACCCGGCGGCCAAGCCGGACGCGCCGGCGATTCTGTACCTGCATGGCGTGCGCTGGAACCTTACCGGGCAGTTGTTTCGCATCGAGCAATTGCATGCATTGGGTTACTCGGTGCTGGCCATCGACTATCGCGGTTTCGGCCAGAGCCACGGTGATTTGCCGTCGGAAACCAGCGTCTACGAAGACGCGCGCATCGCCTGGGAACGCTTCCAGGTGCTGCAACCCGACCCGGGCAAACGCCTGATCTACGGCCACTCCCTGGGTGGCGCGGTGGCCATCGACCTGGCCGCCGAGCTGGGCAAGCAAACGCCGCTACCGGTGCGCGGGCTGGTAATCGAATCAACCTTCACCTCCCTGGCGGATGTAGCCACGGCGGTAGCCAACACCTCATTGCCGGTGCGCTGGTTGCTGTCGCAGAAGTTCGATTCCATCGACAAAATTGCCGACGTGCATATGCCGCTGCTGGTGGTGCACGGCCTTGCCGATCAGTACGTGCCGCCGCGTTTCAGCCAGCAATTGTTTGAAGCCGCCCAGGAACCCAAACGGTTACTGCTGGTACCCGGCGCCACACATAACAACAGCATGAGCCTGGCCGGTCGCAATTATGCTCAGGCATTGGAAAAGCTGATGCGAGAGAAAATGCCGGCGCAGGTGGTGACGCACTCCACAGGCCACAACGGCGACTCATAA
- a CDS encoding SDR family NAD(P)-dependent oxidoreductase: MDFTGKTAIVTGGARGLGLSYARALAQAGARVVISDIGADSVGAGSDASVVQAAAQALQAEGLAVIGHGGDVSTDEGCRQLIASAIEAHGQLDILIHNAGWVGYQNIQDLDAAFLQRAMDINLYAPLWLCKHAWPHLLRSSAPRIILTTSDRAMYAQYEQTGLVAYSAGKMAQLGIMNALSHEGTEAGIKVNAISPVAKTRMWGVTEAPDELKPEWVTPGVVFLASAQCLDTGYILRASNGQFTATRFTENPGVDYPRDLARVRAGTAEAVAAAWHHIKQA; the protein is encoded by the coding sequence ATGGATTTCACAGGCAAAACTGCGATTGTCACCGGCGGCGCACGCGGGTTGGGGCTCAGCTATGCACGGGCGCTGGCCCAGGCGGGTGCCCGAGTGGTGATCAGCGACATCGGCGCCGACAGCGTGGGCGCAGGCAGCGACGCTTCGGTGGTGCAGGCGGCGGCCCAGGCGCTGCAAGCCGAAGGGCTGGCGGTGATCGGGCACGGCGGCGACGTGTCCACGGATGAGGGCTGCCGGCAACTGATCGCCTCTGCCATCGAGGCACACGGGCAGCTCGATATCCTGATTCATAACGCCGGCTGGGTCGGTTACCAGAACATTCAAGACCTGGATGCCGCGTTCCTGCAACGCGCCATGGACATCAACCTGTACGCGCCGCTGTGGCTGTGCAAACACGCCTGGCCGCACCTGCTGCGTTCATCTGCGCCGCGCATCATTCTCACCACCTCCGACCGGGCCATGTATGCGCAGTATGAGCAGACCGGCCTGGTGGCCTACAGTGCCGGCAAGATGGCGCAGTTGGGCATCATGAATGCGCTGAGCCATGAGGGCACCGAGGCCGGCATCAAGGTCAATGCGATTTCGCCGGTGGCCAAGACGCGCATGTGGGGCGTCACCGAAGCGCCGGATGAGCTCAAGCCGGAGTGGGTGACGCCGGGGGTGGTGTTTCTTGCTTCCGCGCAGTGCCTGGACACGGGCTACATCCTGCGTGCCAGCAATGGGCAATTCACTGCCACGCGTTTCACTGAAAACCCTGGGGTGGATTACCCGCGAGACCTGGCACGGGTCAGGGCCGGCACTGCTGAAGCCGTTGCCGCTGCGTGGCACCACATCAAACAAGCGTGA
- a CDS encoding antibiotic biosynthesis monooxygenase, with amino-acid sequence MDPALKTGPDEVVTLVVKHLIKQGREADYEAWLRRIVRIAGDRPGHLGVDVVRSKQNGLALFTCVLRYRSTDDLETWLDSPERKTLITEATPMLADGDKTEIGGLNEFWFNPESENAAKPPRWKQAVVTLCVILPLTLLVPIVWGPILRLHPFLSNYVVATFLVTVTIVVLVVYLLMPAATRLFAPWLEASVKETL; translated from the coding sequence ATGGACCCAGCACTCAAAACCGGGCCCGACGAAGTCGTCACCCTGGTCGTCAAACACCTGATCAAACAAGGCCGCGAAGCCGACTACGAAGCCTGGCTGCGCCGTATCGTGCGCATCGCCGGCGACCGCCCAGGTCACCTCGGCGTGGATGTAGTACGCAGCAAACAGAACGGCCTGGCCCTGTTCACCTGCGTATTGCGCTACCGCTCCACCGATGACCTGGAAACCTGGCTCGACTCGCCCGAGCGCAAAACCCTGATCACCGAAGCCACGCCCATGCTAGCCGACGGCGACAAGACCGAAATCGGTGGCCTCAACGAATTCTGGTTCAACCCCGAGAGCGAAAACGCCGCCAAGCCGCCGCGCTGGAAGCAGGCCGTGGTCACCCTGTGCGTGATCCTGCCGCTGACCTTGCTCGTACCGATTGTGTGGGGCCCGATCCTGCGCCTGCACCCATTCCTGTCCAACTACGTCGTCGCCACCTTCCTGGTGACGGTGACCATCGTGGTGCTGGTGGTCTACCTGCTGATGCCGGCGGCCACCCGTCTGTTCGCTCCCTGGCTCGAAGCCTCTGTAAAGGAAACCCTATGA
- a CDS encoding amidohydrolase — translation MNADLILFNGQFHTVDRENPRATAVAIHQGRFVAVGTDGEAMALRGSATQVIDLKGRTVIPGLNDSHLHLIRGGLNYNLELRWEGVPSLADALRMLKDQADRTPTPQWVRVVGGWNEFQFAEKRMPTLEELNQAAPDTPVFVLHLYDRALLNRAALRVAGYTKDTPNPPGGEIVRDSNGNPTGMLVARPNAMILYSTLAKGPKLPLEYQVNSTRQFMRELNRLGLTSAIDAGGGFQNYPDDYAVIEQLAKDEQLTVRIAYNLFTQKPKEELSDFKNWTGSVTLHQGDDYLRHNGAGEMLVFSAADFEDFLEPRPDLPLTMEQELEPVVRHLVEQRWPFRLHATYDESISRMLDVFEKVNRDIPFNGLPWFFDHAETITPQNIERVRALGGGIAIQDRMAFQGEYFVERYGAKAAEATPPIKRMLAEGVPVGAGTDATRVSSYNPWTSLYWMVSGRTVGGLELHAEGLPRLTALELFTHGSAWFSSEQGKKGQIKVGQLADVAALSADFFSVDEEAIKWIESVLTVVGGKVVYGAGDFEDYAPPRVPVLPDWSPVVKVPGHWRPTSPLQAQVHQCSGPCGVHSHSHEKARLSSVPVSDFQGFWGAFGCSCFAF, via the coding sequence ATGAACGCCGATCTGATCCTGTTCAATGGCCAGTTCCACACTGTGGACCGTGAGAACCCCCGCGCGACCGCCGTCGCCATCCACCAAGGGCGCTTCGTGGCCGTCGGCACCGACGGTGAGGCCATGGCCCTGCGTGGCAGCGCCACCCAGGTGATCGACCTTAAGGGGCGCACGGTGATTCCCGGCCTTAACGACTCGCACCTGCACCTGATCCGTGGCGGGTTGAACTACAACCTCGAACTGCGCTGGGAAGGCGTGCCGTCCCTGGCCGATGCCCTGCGCATGCTCAAGGACCAGGCTGACCGCACCCCCACGCCGCAATGGGTGCGCGTGGTCGGCGGCTGGAACGAATTCCAGTTCGCCGAAAAACGCATGCCCACCCTGGAAGAACTCAACCAGGCCGCGCCGGACACTCCGGTGTTCGTGCTGCATCTGTACGATCGCGCCTTGCTCAACCGCGCTGCCCTGCGCGTGGCCGGTTACACCAAAGACACGCCGAACCCGCCGGGCGGCGAGATTGTGCGTGACAGCAACGGCAACCCCACCGGCATGCTGGTGGCGCGGCCCAACGCAATGATTCTGTATTCGACCCTGGCCAAGGGCCCGAAACTGCCGCTCGAATATCAGGTCAACTCGACCCGCCAGTTTATGCGCGAGCTCAACCGCCTCGGCCTTACCAGCGCCATCGATGCCGGCGGTGGTTTCCAGAACTACCCCGATGACTACGCGGTGATCGAGCAACTGGCCAAGGACGAACAGCTGACGGTGCGCATCGCCTACAACCTGTTCACCCAGAAGCCCAAGGAAGAACTCAGCGACTTCAAGAACTGGACCGGCAGCGTCACCCTGCACCAGGGCGATGACTACCTGCGCCACAACGGCGCCGGCGAAATGCTGGTGTTTTCGGCCGCCGACTTCGAGGACTTCCTGGAGCCGCGCCCCGATCTGCCGCTGACCATGGAGCAGGAACTGGAGCCGGTGGTGCGGCATCTGGTGGAGCAGCGCTGGCCGTTCCGTCTGCACGCCACCTATGACGAATCGATCTCGCGCATGCTCGACGTGTTCGAGAAGGTCAACCGCGACATTCCGTTCAACGGCCTGCCGTGGTTCTTCGACCATGCCGAAACCATCACCCCGCAAAACATCGAGCGGGTGCGCGCCCTCGGCGGTGGTATTGCGATCCAGGACCGCATGGCGTTCCAGGGCGAATACTTTGTGGAGCGTTACGGCGCCAAGGCCGCCGAAGCCACGCCGCCGATCAAGCGCATGCTCGCCGAAGGCGTACCGGTGGGGGCGGGCACCGATGCCACGCGGGTGTCGAGCTACAACCCGTGGACCTCGCTGTACTGGATGGTCAGCGGCCGCACGGTGGGTGGCCTGGAGCTGCACGCCGAAGGCTTGCCGCGCCTGACTGCGCTGGAACTGTTTACCCATGGCAGCGCCTGGTTCTCGTCCGAGCAGGGCAAGAAAGGCCAGATCAAGGTCGGGCAACTGGCGGACGTCGCCGCGCTCTCGGCGGATTTTTTCAGTGTCGATGAAGAAGCCATCAAGTGGATCGAATCGGTGCTGACAGTGGTCGGCGGCAAGGTGGTGTATGGCGCCGGCGACTTCGAGGATTACGCACCGCCGCGTGTGCCGGTGCTGCCGGACTGGTCGCCGGTGGTCAAGGTGCCGGGGCACTGGCGTCCGACTTCACCTTTGCAAGCCCAGGTTCACCAATGCAGCGGCCCTTGCGGCGTGCATTCCCACAGCCATGAAAAGGCCCGGCTTTCCAGCGTACCTGTCAGCGACTTCCAGGGTTTCTGGGGCGCGTTTGGCTGTTCGTGTTTTGCTTTCTGA
- a CDS encoding hydrolase, translating into MTYSRLNKDDAVVLLVDHQTGLISLVQDFSPNEFKNNVLALADLAKFFKLPTILTTSFESGPNGPLVPELKEMFPDAPYIPRPGQINAWDNEDFVKAVKATGRKQLIIAGVVTDVCVAFPTLCALAEGFEVFVVTDASGTFNEAVQRASWARMSAAGAHLVNWFSVACELQIDWRNDMEGLANLLSQRIPNYRNLMNSYSAFTAK; encoded by the coding sequence ATGACTTACTCGCGCTTGAACAAAGATGATGCAGTGGTGCTGTTGGTGGATCACCAGACCGGCTTGATCTCGCTGGTGCAGGATTTCTCCCCCAACGAATTCAAGAACAACGTACTGGCCCTGGCCGACTTGGCGAAGTTCTTCAAGCTGCCGACCATTCTGACCACCAGCTTTGAATCCGGCCCGAATGGCCCGCTGGTGCCCGAGTTGAAAGAGATGTTCCCCGACGCGCCGTACATCCCGCGCCCTGGCCAGATCAACGCCTGGGACAACGAAGACTTCGTCAAGGCAGTCAAGGCTACCGGCCGTAAGCAATTGATCATCGCGGGTGTGGTCACCGACGTTTGCGTGGCGTTCCCAACCTTGTGCGCCCTGGCCGAAGGCTTCGAAGTGTTCGTGGTCACGGATGCTTCCGGTACCTTCAACGAAGCGGTGCAGCGGGCTTCCTGGGCCCGCATGAGCGCAGCGGGCGCGCACTTGGTGAACTGGTTCTCCGTGGCCTGCGAGCTGCAGATCGACTGGCGCAACGACATGGAAGGCCTGGCCAACCTGCTGTCCCAGCGCATCCCCAACTACCGCAACCTGATGAACAGCTACTCGGCATTCACTGCCAAGTAA
- a CDS encoding LysR family transcriptional regulator, which yields MNPFEDMRLFCQVMESGSFTAAAEQLGLSKQFVSRRLIQLEDRLGVRLLNRSTRRLDVTPLGQSYYESALRLLGEVEQVEQGIAGQNSEPRGTLRLSAPLSFAMAHLGCLLPLFLQRHPQVSVEVDLSDRPVDLIGEGYDLVLRIGTLEDSTLIARRIASIPRVYCASPEYLALRGTPQKPDDLAEHDCLPYGHGRQVQWRFKGKLQALNVSGRMRVNNGDLLRDTAIAGLGVTYLPTFIVGDALKDGRLVTVLDDFAPEALTLSAVYPQHRQSSRPVQALVEFLRERLSSGC from the coding sequence ATGAACCCCTTCGAAGACATGCGCCTGTTCTGCCAGGTCATGGAGTCCGGCAGCTTTACCGCCGCCGCCGAACAGCTCGGCCTGTCCAAGCAATTTGTCAGCCGCCGCCTGATCCAGCTGGAGGATCGCCTCGGCGTGCGCCTGCTCAACCGCTCCACGCGCCGCCTGGATGTCACGCCCCTGGGGCAGAGTTACTACGAATCGGCCTTGCGCCTGCTCGGTGAAGTCGAGCAAGTGGAGCAGGGCATCGCCGGGCAGAACAGCGAGCCGCGTGGCACCCTGCGCCTCAGTGCGCCGCTGTCGTTTGCCATGGCGCACCTGGGCTGTCTGTTACCGCTGTTTTTGCAGCGCCACCCGCAGGTGTCGGTGGAAGTCGATCTCAGCGACCGCCCCGTGGACCTGATCGGCGAAGGCTATGACCTGGTGCTGCGCATCGGCACCCTGGAAGACTCCACCTTGATTGCCCGCCGTATCGCGAGTATTCCACGGGTGTATTGCGCGAGCCCGGAGTACCTGGCGTTGCGTGGCACCCCGCAAAAACCCGATGACCTCGCCGAGCATGACTGCCTGCCCTACGGCCATGGCCGCCAGGTGCAATGGCGCTTCAAAGGCAAGTTGCAGGCACTGAATGTCAGCGGGCGCATGCGGGTGAATAACGGCGATCTGCTGCGCGATACCGCCATCGCGGGTCTAGGGGTCACGTATTTGCCGACGTTTATCGTCGGCGATGCCTTGAAAGACGGGCGCCTGGTCACCGTACTGGATGACTTCGCCCCCGAGGCCCTGACCCTGTCGGCGGTGTATCCCCAGCACCGGCAAAGCTCACGGCCGGTGCAGGCACTGGTGGAGTTCCTGCGCGAGCGCCTGTCTAGTGGCTGTTGA
- a CDS encoding AraC family transcriptional regulator ligand-binding domain-containing protein → MAVKTSWYESDSRFIPGHYQPATLIDLALSRDIDSHRLLRGTGLFHEDILAGQARLSPQQFFGLIGNSRKLLDADDSSFLFGQRLLPGYYGAASHALGHAQNLHQALDILIQQQVLLSPLVTLQLELDEHHAYLYWLDSCGAGEHWRFLLEASMTSLVAMSQWLSGERLPWACSFSHAEPRYVEQYWVHLGEGTRFERPLDMLCIPREYLTHAWPGASATAGQVARRQACEQIEQLGFAGSFLDCLYDYLRDQVRQPPSLEQAAQAFAMSPATLKRKLHKHDTGYQQQVDRVRKQVALHLYQVKGYSNEEVAAYLNFNDAANFRRSFKRWTGSTPNLIRQLFNSH, encoded by the coding sequence ATGGCCGTGAAAACCAGTTGGTACGAGAGCGACAGCCGCTTTATCCCGGGGCATTACCAACCCGCCACGCTGATCGACCTGGCCTTGTCCCGTGACATCGACAGTCATCGCCTGCTGCGCGGCACCGGGCTGTTCCACGAGGACATCCTGGCCGGCCAGGCGCGCTTGAGCCCGCAGCAATTTTTTGGGTTGATCGGCAACAGCCGTAAATTACTCGACGCCGACGACAGCAGTTTTCTGTTTGGCCAGCGCCTGCTACCCGGCTATTACGGTGCGGCCAGCCATGCCCTGGGCCATGCACAGAACCTGCATCAGGCGCTGGACATCCTGATCCAGCAACAGGTGCTGCTCAGCCCCTTGGTCACCCTGCAGCTGGAGCTGGATGAGCACCATGCCTACCTGTATTGGCTGGACAGTTGCGGTGCCGGCGAGCACTGGCGCTTCCTGCTGGAGGCCAGCATGACCTCGCTGGTTGCCATGAGCCAATGGCTCAGCGGCGAGCGCCTGCCCTGGGCGTGCAGTTTCAGCCATGCCGAACCGCGTTATGTCGAGCAGTACTGGGTGCATCTGGGGGAAGGCACACGCTTCGAACGCCCGCTGGACATGCTGTGCATCCCCCGCGAATACCTTACCCATGCCTGGCCCGGCGCATCGGCCACCGCCGGCCAGGTCGCCCGCCGGCAAGCCTGCGAGCAGATCGAACAGTTGGGCTTTGCCGGCAGTTTTCTCGACTGCCTCTACGACTACTTGCGCGATCAGGTTCGCCAGCCGCCCAGCCTGGAGCAGGCCGCCCAAGCCTTCGCCATGAGCCCGGCGACCCTCAAGCGCAAGCTGCACAAGCACGACACCGGCTATCAGCAACAGGTGGACCGCGTGCGCAAGCAGGTGGCGTTGCACCTGTATCAGGTCAAGGGCTACAGCAATGAGGAAGTGGCCGCATACCTGAACTTCAACGATGCGGCCAACTTCCGACGCTCATTCAAGCGCTGGACCGGCAGCACGCCGAACCTGATCCGTCAGCTGTTCAACAGCCACTAG
- a CDS encoding GGDEF domain-containing protein, translating to MFCVLKPHRWKLILLLVAANLGLILHLACGELKTVSEWVWLDIFGEGGSALLALVWLGLVLKSRPAGRVTNYLALGLSCIFFSWWIDSLDEFIRLPDSITWDHWLESGPMPVGMILLTIGIYHWHREQLAISAQMEKRERLFREHRLFDKLTPLAGADYLKRQLADSLQDSREQQQPLSLLALDLDNFAAINQAYGHAEGDAVLQALSHLLLLNLRRQDLLCRLAGDRFVVLLPNTGERQAQGLALELQQAVRGLAHKTRLHGERLQLAATTTVVMALDEPPHDLLKRLNLALARAKQPLAKSA from the coding sequence ATGTTTTGCGTGCTCAAACCTCACCGCTGGAAACTCATCCTGCTGCTGGTCGCCGCCAATCTCGGCCTGATCCTGCACCTGGCCTGCGGCGAGCTGAAAACCGTCAGCGAATGGGTATGGCTGGATATCTTCGGCGAAGGCGGCTCCGCCCTGCTCGCCCTGGTCTGGCTGGGGCTGGTGCTGAAAAGCCGCCCCGCCGGGCGCGTCACCAATTACCTGGCGCTGGGCCTGTCGTGCATCTTTTTCTCGTGGTGGATCGACAGCCTCGACGAATTTATCCGCCTGCCCGACAGCATCACCTGGGACCACTGGCTGGAGTCCGGGCCGATGCCGGTGGGCATGATCCTGCTGACCATCGGCATCTACCACTGGCACCGCGAACAGCTGGCGATCAGCGCGCAAATGGAGAAGCGCGAGCGGCTGTTCCGCGAGCACCGGTTGTTCGACAAACTCACGCCCCTGGCCGGCGCCGATTACCTCAAGCGCCAGCTGGCCGACAGCCTGCAAGACAGCCGCGAGCAGCAGCAACCACTGTCGCTGCTGGCCCTGGACCTGGACAATTTCGCCGCCATCAACCAGGCCTACGGGCATGCCGAGGGCGACGCGGTGTTACAGGCGCTCAGCCATTTGCTGTTGCTCAACCTGCGCCGCCAGGACCTGCTGTGTCGTCTGGCCGGCGACCGTTTTGTGGTGCTGCTGCCCAATACCGGCGAGCGCCAGGCCCAAGGGCTCGCGCTGGAGTTGCAGCAAGCGGTACGCGGCCTGGCCCACAAAACCCGGCTGCACGGTGAGCGCCTGCAATTGGCGGCGACCACCACCGTGGTGATGGCCCTGGATGAACCGCCCCACGACTTGCTCAAGCGCCTGAACCTGGCGCTCGCCAGGGCCAAGCAACCACTGGCGAAAAGTGCCTGA
- a CDS encoding TonB-dependent receptor: protein MYKRTGLLSFTLTALALAMASERLNAAEAAATEHVEVVGQAAAIDQALKEQRSSDSIKSVVHADGVAQLPDENVAEAVQRLPGISVERDQGEGRFVSVRGLGPDLNSVTINGTLVPAPESARRAVALDVLPSELVQSLSVIKTLTPDMDANSLGGTVDVQSLSAFDHKGLFYTGSTEASYDKNTHQTSPKFSGAASNRFSLGDGIDNFGVAAALSWQKRDFGSDNVETGGAWDFTDGAKLNEFEQRDYDISRERAGGGLNFDYKPDDLSSYYLRTLYSRYTDTETRNSTSIEFADPQAPGELGDAEGKRKLKNREETQKIQSYVFGGERMLGLWTLSGQAGYSQSSEDSPAHIAGATFDGGDFANSGFYDQDKPRPIIGAGFYDASNFTLDKVDWEKQNTKDTEKNLRLDLARDYDLSGYASQVKFGGKVSRRHKDNDLEAWVYEDFDTQGFTDDQLNLTRFQKGSVDYRLGNYGPGISPSAIKQLIGSLNPADFYDATESRVNDYTIREDINAGYLMNTLDIDDWRFIAGLRYEGTEFEAKGTGATDGVFTDTATKRRYHHWLPGLHARYQINKNTQLRAAWTKSVVRPTFGQLAPGFVIDDDEATFGNPDLKPLESSNLDLGIEHFMGRAGTVSAFVFYKDIKNFVYNTDLAGTGAWTNFAEAHTYANGDSAKLYGLELAYSQKFDWLPAPWNGLLIGANSTFSRSSADIEGFDAASGTNRKRNISLPNQSDTVGNLMLGWEDDKLSLRLSANYKSAYLYELASINDKAHDLHVDAQTFVDFSARYSLTKNLQVSFEAQNLTDESYFVYTGHRSYNGQYEEYGPTYKLGLTFTHF, encoded by the coding sequence ATGTACAAGCGCACCGGGCTCTTAAGCTTCACGCTTACCGCCTTGGCCCTGGCGATGGCCAGCGAGCGGCTCAATGCAGCCGAGGCGGCCGCCACCGAGCATGTCGAAGTGGTCGGCCAGGCCGCCGCCATCGACCAGGCGCTCAAAGAACAGCGCAGCTCCGACAGCATCAAGAGTGTGGTGCATGCCGACGGCGTGGCCCAGTTGCCGGATGAAAACGTCGCCGAAGCGGTGCAGCGCCTGCCGGGTATCAGCGTGGAACGCGACCAGGGCGAAGGGCGTTTTGTCAGCGTGCGCGGCCTGGGCCCCGACCTCAACAGCGTGACCATCAACGGCACCCTGGTGCCCGCGCCGGAAAGCGCACGGCGTGCCGTGGCCCTTGATGTATTGCCCTCGGAGCTGGTGCAGTCGCTGTCGGTGATCAAGACCCTCACCCCGGACATGGACGCCAATTCCCTCGGCGGCACCGTCGATGTGCAAAGCCTGTCGGCCTTCGATCACAAGGGTCTGTTCTACACCGGCAGCACCGAAGCCAGCTACGACAAGAACACCCACCAGACCAGCCCGAAATTCTCCGGTGCCGCCAGCAACCGCTTCAGCCTCGGCGACGGCATCGATAACTTCGGCGTGGCCGCGGCGCTCAGTTGGCAGAAGCGCGACTTCGGCTCCGACAACGTCGAAACCGGCGGCGCCTGGGACTTCACCGACGGCGCCAAACTCAACGAGTTCGAACAACGCGACTACGACATCAGCCGCGAACGCGCCGGCGGTGGCCTGAACTTCGACTACAAGCCCGATGACCTCAGCAGCTACTACCTGCGCACCCTCTACAGCCGCTACACAGACACTGAAACCCGCAACTCCACCAGCATCGAGTTTGCCGACCCCCAAGCCCCCGGCGAGCTGGGCGATGCCGAGGGCAAGCGCAAGCTGAAGAACCGCGAGGAAACCCAGAAGATCCAGTCCTACGTGTTCGGCGGCGAGCGCATGCTCGGCCTGTGGACCTTAAGCGGCCAGGCCGGCTACAGCCAATCCAGCGAAGACAGCCCGGCCCATATCGCCGGTGCCACCTTCGACGGCGGGGATTTCGCCAACAGCGGCTTTTATGACCAGGACAAACCGCGCCCGATCATCGGTGCCGGCTTCTACGATGCCAGCAACTTCACCCTCGACAAAGTCGATTGGGAAAAACAGAACACCAAGGACACCGAGAAAAACCTGCGTCTGGACCTGGCCCGTGACTATGACCTGAGCGGCTATGCGTCCCAGGTCAAATTCGGCGGCAAGGTCAGCCGCCGTCACAAGGACAACGACCTGGAGGCCTGGGTATACGAAGACTTCGACACCCAGGGCTTTACCGACGACCAACTCAACCTCACGCGGTTCCAGAAGGGCAGCGTCGACTATCGCCTCGGCAATTACGGCCCCGGCATCAGCCCCAGCGCCATCAAGCAGCTGATCGGCAGCCTCAACCCGGCGGACTTTTATGACGCCACCGAATCGCGGGTCAACGACTACACCATCCGCGAAGACATCAACGCCGGCTACCTGATGAACACCCTCGATATCGACGACTGGCGCTTTATTGCCGGCCTGCGTTACGAGGGCACCGAGTTCGAAGCCAAGGGCACCGGCGCCACCGATGGCGTGTTCACTGATACCGCGACCAAGCGCCGATATCACCACTGGCTGCCGGGCCTGCATGCGCGTTACCAGATCAACAAGAACACCCAGTTGCGCGCGGCCTGGACCAAATCCGTGGTGCGCCCGACCTTCGGCCAGCTGGCCCCGGGGTTTGTGATCGACGATGACGAGGCGACCTTCGGCAACCCGGACCTCAAGCCCCTGGAGTCGAGCAACCTGGACCTGGGCATCGAACACTTTATGGGTCGCGCCGGTACCGTGTCGGCGTTCGTGTTCTACAAAGACATCAAAAACTTCGTCTACAACACCGACCTCGCCGGGACCGGCGCCTGGACCAACTTCGCCGAGGCTCACACCTACGCCAACGGCGACAGCGCCAAGCTCTATGGCCTGGAACTGGCTTACTCGCAGAAATTCGACTGGCTGCCGGCGCCCTGGAACGGCCTGCTGATCGGCGCCAACAGCACCTTCAGCCGCTCCAGCGCGGATATCGAAGGCTTCGACGCTGCCAGCGGCACCAACCGTAAACGCAACATCAGCCTGCCCAACCAGTCGGACACCGTCGGCAACCTGATGCTCGGCTGGGAAGACGACAAGCTGAGCCTGCGCCTGTCGGCCAACTACAAGTCGGCCTACCTGTACGAGCTGGCCTCGATCAATGACAAGGCCCACGACCTGCACGTCGACGCGCAGACCTTCGTCGATTTCAGCGCACGCTACTCGCTGACCAAGAACCTGCAAGTCAGCTTCGAGGCCCAGAACCTCACCGACGAGTCGTACTTCGTCTACACCGGCCACCGCAGCTACAACGGCCAATACGAAGAGTACGGCCCCACCTACAAGCTCGGCCTGACCTTCACCCATTTCTGA